The following proteins come from a genomic window of Desulfonatronum thiosulfatophilum:
- a CDS encoding DUF2062 domain-containing protein, which translates to MKTKPSRLWWENLLRSLRHLYKKVLRIKSTPHDLALGMALGIFIGLLPIIPLQTIFVLILAVAFRCSKLTALIGTSITNPLTIPFFYLLMLRIGRFFLPEGRGRLNPEHWTIGELLQTGWYFYASMLLGGFLIAIPSALFAYFLTLFLTKAHQARRARKMSASPYARFYSPESYDQPPPQTFENSDIKADRHNADASDKFLRSCKSKGSNA; encoded by the coding sequence ATGAAAACGAAACCTTCACGGCTGTGGTGGGAAAACCTGTTACGCAGCCTGCGCCATCTGTACAAAAAAGTTCTGCGCATCAAGTCCACTCCCCATGATCTCGCATTGGGCATGGCCTTGGGGATATTTATCGGGTTGTTGCCGATCATACCATTGCAGACCATTTTCGTTCTGATATTGGCCGTGGCGTTTCGATGCAGCAAGCTTACCGCCCTCATCGGAACTTCGATCACCAATCCGCTGACCATCCCTTTTTTCTACCTGCTCATGCTCAGGATTGGCCGTTTCTTCCTGCCTGAAGGACGGGGACGGCTCAATCCGGAACACTGGACCATTGGCGAATTGCTGCAGACGGGATGGTATTTTTACGCCAGCATGTTGCTGGGCGGTTTCTTGATCGCCATACCCAGCGCCCTGTTCGCCTATTTTCTGACATTGTTTCTGACCAAAGCGCACCAGGCCAGACGAGCCCGAAAAATGTCCGCCTCACCATATGCAAGATTTTATTCACCCGAGTCTTACGATCAGCCCCCTCCGCAAACCTTCGAGAACTCCGACATCAAAGCCGACAGGCACAATGCGGATGCATCCGACAAATTCTTACGATCATGCAAGTCCAAAGGCTCAAACGCATGA
- the bamD gene encoding outer membrane protein assembly factor BamD, with product MKTTPIRALLPCLLLTFLISGCGIIDYYFLTPPEDTAQELAQAGFEAMESKEYRQAITYFTKLKDRYPFSPFTSAAELALADAYFLSEQYDAAVQTYLEFESLHPGHESIPYVLFQVGMSYLKQFRSIDRPTDNLHLAVQYFTRVQQTFPDSVHAHEAGEFITQARTRIAESELFVADFYWRRGQYGPAWHRYQQVSREFADIDEIAEYAARQGDFAYYRFQKQQSREDREEREGTWKRLLDWL from the coding sequence GTGAAAACAACACCTATTCGCGCTCTGCTGCCTTGCTTGCTCCTGACCTTTTTGATCTCAGGCTGCGGCATTATTGACTATTACTTCTTGACGCCTCCCGAAGATACGGCTCAGGAACTTGCCCAGGCCGGATTCGAAGCCATGGAGTCCAAGGAATATCGTCAGGCAATCACCTATTTTACCAAGCTCAAGGACAGATATCCCTTCAGTCCTTTCACTTCCGCGGCCGAATTGGCTTTGGCTGACGCGTACTTCCTGTCAGAACAATACGATGCCGCTGTCCAGACCTATCTGGAATTTGAATCCCTGCACCCCGGTCATGAATCGATTCCCTACGTCTTGTTCCAGGTCGGCATGTCCTACCTGAAGCAGTTTCGCTCCATCGATCGGCCAACGGATAATCTGCATCTTGCCGTTCAATATTTCACCCGTGTCCAGCAAACGTTTCCAGACTCCGTTCACGCTCATGAAGCGGGCGAATTCATCACCCAGGCCCGGACCCGCATAGCCGAGAGCGAGTTGTTCGTTGCCGATTTCTACTGGCGCAGAGGCCAGTATGGTCCGGCATGGCACCGATACCAGCAGGTTTCGCGTGAGTTTGCAGATATTGATGAAATTGCCGAGTATGCCGCCAGACAGGGCGACTTTGCCTACTATCGCTTTCAGAAACAACAATCGCGAGAGGATCGGGAAGAACGAGAAGGGACATGGAAAAGGCTTCTTGATTGGCTCTGA
- a CDS encoding NAD(P)/FAD-dependent oxidoreductase, translating into MKSYDAIIIGGGPAGMTAALYLFRAGASVALVERLATGGQVLTTEWIENYPGHPSGIKGYELADLMADHLKGFSYDAYRQEVRSITHQMPGLNTVHLEEETIQGKSLVICSGVAWKHLGLQREDEFIGRGVSYCALCDANFFKGQAVAAIGGGNTALEESLYLSKIVGKVYLIHRRDAFRADKIFQERVKKVPNIECIMNSVATELLGENELNGLVVKHLPDGTERQLAISGLFVFVGSKALTDFVPENLDQSPEGFIITDQEMQTNLPGIFAAGDVRLKLCRQVATAVGDGATAANSASLFLDSL; encoded by the coding sequence ATGAAATCCTACGACGCAATTATTATCGGGGGCGGTCCGGCAGGAATGACGGCCGCCCTCTATCTCTTCCGTGCGGGTGCGTCTGTCGCCCTGGTTGAGCGGCTCGCCACAGGAGGACAAGTTCTGACCACGGAATGGATTGAGAACTACCCTGGTCACCCCAGCGGCATCAAAGGATACGAACTGGCCGATCTAATGGCTGACCATCTCAAGGGTTTCTCCTATGATGCCTACCGTCAGGAAGTGCGCTCCATTACCCACCAGATGCCCGGCCTGAACACCGTGCATCTGGAGGAAGAGACAATTCAGGGGAAATCCCTCGTCATTTGCTCCGGCGTGGCCTGGAAGCACTTGGGGTTGCAGAGAGAAGATGAGTTTATCGGACGCGGCGTATCCTACTGCGCTTTGTGCGACGCCAATTTTTTCAAGGGCCAGGCTGTGGCGGCCATTGGCGGCGGAAATACAGCCCTTGAAGAATCCTTGTACCTGTCCAAGATTGTTGGAAAAGTCTATCTTATCCACCGTCGCGATGCTTTTCGGGCGGACAAAATCTTTCAGGAACGGGTCAAGAAGGTTCCGAATATCGAGTGCATCATGAATTCCGTCGCCACCGAGCTTCTCGGAGAAAATGAGCTGAATGGGCTGGTCGTGAAGCATCTCCCAGACGGAACTGAACGCCAGCTCGCTATTTCCGGCCTTTTCGTCTTTGTCGGTTCCAAGGCCCTGACCGATTTTGTTCCTGAGAATCTCGACCAATCTCCTGAGGGATTCATCATTACGGATCAGGAAATGCAGACCAACCTGCCCGGCATTTTTGCCGCCGGAGACGTCCGGCTCAAATTGTGCCGCCAGGTTGCCACCGCTGTCGGAGACGGCGCAACTGCCGCCAATTCCGCATCCCTTTTTCTGGACTCTTTGTGA
- the fusA gene encoding elongation factor G — protein sequence MSKSKSSTGGLAHVRNIGIIAHIDAGKTTVTERILFFTGAIHRMGEVHEGNATMDYLPEEQERGITITSACTTTQWNQHILNVIDTPGHVDFTIEVERSLRVLDGAVGVFCAVGGVEPQSETVWRQSAKFGVPKIAFINKMDRLGADFESVLEDMRSKLRITPLLLQIPDGQGQDFKGVIDLLRMRFLAFDGNEQSAQWQEVPLTPSQEESARPWRDQSLEILAEHDDALLEAYLSGSPIDLSVLNETIRRLTLSGALVPVLCGSALKNIGIQPLLDAVCTYLPSPEDTPPTKGLHPESRKEILLPNASSGPFAALVFKITVEAGRRLAYIRIYSGNLREGDQIRNISQNTDERVAHIYQMHADKKQRLELAQAGQIVALAGCKSTRTGDTLADQNHPVLLEQIAQYQPVISLALEPKTQADAKRLSEVLQLFLLQDPTLFLDQDPETDQLILSGMGELHLDVVLERMAREYGVSPRSGNPQVVYQETITKPAQGQAEFDRELGKVRHFGAVRVHVAPRKRDEGLVVRWTMSVEGWPDAWIQAVNQGIEDGLRSGVVKGYPVQDVLVEISHLERRDGDSSAVGYQMAAAQALKLTLSEAGPLLLEPIMNIEMTVPDEHVGEVIGLFNSRGGRVGNMFDRAGAKVILGIAPMRQLFGFSTALRSASQGRAGFTMQFARFDILA from the coding sequence ATGAGCAAATCCAAATCATCCACCGGCGGCCTTGCCCATGTTCGCAATATAGGCATCATTGCCCATATCGATGCCGGAAAGACAACGGTCACGGAACGAATTCTTTTCTTCACCGGAGCCATCCACCGCATGGGGGAAGTTCATGAGGGCAACGCTACCATGGACTATCTTCCCGAGGAACAGGAACGAGGAATCACCATCACCTCGGCCTGCACCACCACGCAGTGGAATCAGCATATCTTGAATGTCATCGACACCCCTGGGCATGTGGACTTCACCATTGAAGTAGAGCGAAGCCTGCGCGTCCTGGATGGCGCGGTTGGCGTATTTTGTGCCGTGGGCGGCGTAGAACCGCAATCGGAGACAGTTTGGCGTCAATCAGCCAAGTTCGGCGTTCCCAAAATCGCCTTCATCAACAAAATGGATCGATTGGGTGCGGACTTCGAATCGGTGCTTGAGGATATGCGGTCCAAGCTGCGCATCACTCCTTTGCTCCTGCAGATTCCCGACGGCCAGGGCCAGGACTTCAAAGGCGTCATCGATCTGCTCCGGATGCGATTCCTTGCCTTTGACGGTAATGAACAAAGTGCCCAATGGCAGGAGGTGCCACTGACTCCTTCCCAGGAGGAATCAGCTCGTCCCTGGCGCGATCAATCCCTGGAAATACTTGCTGAACACGACGACGCCCTTCTTGAGGCGTATCTCTCAGGCTCGCCCATTGATCTATCGGTCCTTAACGAAACCATTCGCCGCCTGACCCTGAGCGGGGCGTTGGTTCCGGTCCTGTGCGGTTCGGCCTTGAAGAATATCGGGATCCAGCCGTTGCTGGATGCGGTCTGCACCTATCTGCCTTCACCCGAAGATACGCCTCCGACAAAAGGCCTGCATCCGGAGAGCCGCAAGGAAATCCTCCTGCCCAATGCTTCTTCCGGCCCCTTCGCGGCACTGGTCTTCAAAATAACTGTGGAAGCCGGAAGACGTCTGGCATATATCCGAATATATTCAGGAAATTTGCGTGAGGGAGATCAGATCCGCAACATTTCACAGAACACTGACGAACGTGTCGCGCACATCTACCAGATGCACGCGGACAAGAAGCAACGACTGGAGCTGGCCCAAGCCGGGCAGATCGTCGCACTGGCCGGATGCAAGTCCACCCGGACCGGAGACACTTTGGCCGACCAAAATCACCCGGTGCTTCTTGAACAGATCGCCCAGTATCAGCCGGTGATTTCACTGGCTCTGGAGCCGAAAACCCAGGCCGACGCCAAAAGGCTTTCTGAAGTCTTGCAGTTGTTTCTGCTCCAGGATCCAACGCTGTTCCTGGATCAGGATCCGGAGACGGACCAGTTGATTCTCTCCGGCATGGGGGAACTTCACCTGGACGTGGTTCTGGAACGAATGGCTCGGGAATACGGAGTCTCTCCACGCTCCGGCAATCCGCAGGTGGTTTACCAGGAAACCATCACCAAGCCGGCGCAGGGGCAGGCCGAATTTGACCGGGAACTGGGCAAGGTTCGGCATTTTGGTGCGGTTCGTGTCCATGTCGCTCCACGCAAGCGAGACGAAGGCTTGGTCGTCCGCTGGACCATGTCCGTCGAAGGCTGGCCGGATGCCTGGATCCAGGCAGTGAACCAAGGCATTGAAGATGGTCTGCGCAGCGGCGTGGTGAAAGGCTATCCGGTCCAGGACGTGCTGGTGGAAATATCCCACCTGGAAAGGCGCGACGGCGATTCCTCCGCTGTCGGCTATCAGATGGCCGCAGCCCAAGCCCTGAAACTGACTTTGAGCGAAGCCGGCCCCCTGTTGCTGGAACCGATCATGAACATCGAGATGACCGTTCCGGATGAACACGTCGGCGAGGTCATCGGCCTGTTCAACTCCCGGGGCGGCCGGGTCGGCAACATGTTCGACCGGGCCGGAGCCAAGGTTATTCTCGGCATAGCTCCCATGCGCCAGCTCTTCGGTTTTTCCACGGCTCTGCGTTCCGCCTCCCAGGGCCGGGCCGGCTTTACCATGCAGTTCGCGCGCTTCGACATTCTGGCGTAA
- the trxA gene encoding thioredoxin, giving the protein MAHELNDTNFEAEVLQCDLPVLVDFWAPWCGPCRAIAPVIEELTQELAGQVKVGKMNVDESSKTPSRFGIRAIPTLILFKNGEVLEQLTGAVSKSSIKDMIAKKIK; this is encoded by the coding sequence ATGGCACATGAACTGAATGATACCAACTTTGAAGCCGAGGTCTTGCAGTGCGACCTTCCGGTGCTCGTTGATTTCTGGGCGCCCTGGTGCGGACCGTGCAGAGCCATCGCCCCGGTCATTGAAGAACTGACGCAAGAACTGGCAGGTCAAGTCAAAGTTGGAAAAATGAATGTGGATGAAAGCTCCAAGACTCCATCACGTTTTGGGATCCGTGCCATCCCGACCCTGATCCTGTTTAAGAACGGCGAGGTCCTGGAGCAGCTGACCGGTGCCGTATCAAAAAGCAGCATCAAGGACATGATTGCCAAGAAAATCAAGTAG